In a genomic window of Salvelinus fontinalis isolate EN_2023a chromosome 7, ASM2944872v1, whole genome shotgun sequence:
- the mnx1 gene encoding motor neuron and pancreas homeobox protein 1, translating to MEKSTNFRIDALLAVDPPKVQTSPLALVTSLSSSSISSSGSVQASELNADSLRTETPSPPRISSCGLIPKPGFLNSPHSIVGLHPQSSAGIPPQALYGHPMYTYSLGQHPALSYSYPHGSHHHHPSDSLKLSAGTFQLDHWLRVSTAGMMLPKMPDFNCEYSQAQSNLLGKCRRPRTAFTSQQLLELEHQFKLNKYLSRPKRFEVATSLMLTETQVKIWFQNRRMKWKRSKKAKEQAAQEAENKKNNKNGQEKSDGQEQTDYQKTGSAKSNRIRDFRDSDDDEGGNFLYNSSDCSSDDERNHTSDISPQP from the exons CTTGCGCTTGTGACTTCGTTATCATCCTCTTCCATTTCATCGTCCGGAAGTGTACAAGCCTCAGAATTGAATGCCGATTCTTTAAGGACTGAGACTCCGTCTCCACCGAGGATTTCCTCCTGTGGTTTGATTCCTAAACCAGGCTTCTTGAACAGTCCCCACAGTATTGTTGGATTACATCCACAGAGTAGCGCAGGGATCCCTCCCCAGGCTCTCTACGGCCACCCCATGTATACCTACTCCCTCGGGCAGCACCCTGCTCTGTCCTATTCATATCCGCATGGGTCCCATCACCACCATCCCAGCGACTCCCTCAAACTCTCTGCCGGGACCTTTCAGCTCGACCACTGGCTGCGAGTCTCCACAGCGGGAATGATGCTACCCAAAATGCCCGATTTTAACTGTGAGTATT CTCAGGCCCAGTCAAACTTGCTTGGAAAGTGCAGAAGACCAAGGACTGCATTCACAAGTCAGCAGCTCCTGGAGCTGGAGCATCAGTTCAAACTAAATAAGTATCTGTCGCGACCAAAGCGCTTTGAAGTGGCTACATCCTTGATGCTGACGGAAACGCAG GTGAAAATTTGGTTCCAGAACAGGCGGATGAAGTGGAAACGGAGCAAGAAGGCCAAAGAGCAAGCCGCGCAGGAGGCAGAGAAtaagaaaaacaacaaaaacggCCAGGAGAAATCTGACGGACAGGAACAAACGGATTATCAAAAGACTGGTTCTGCAAAAAGTAACAGAATAAGAGACTTCAGGGACAGTGACGATGATGAAGGTGGCAACTTCCTGTACAACTCCTCGGATTGCTCTTCAGACGACGAGAGAAACCACACCAGTGATATAAGTCCACAACCTTGA